The window GTAGTTCATGACGTGTTGGTGTGGGTGTGCACCTCTGGAAGAGCGGAGCGTGGGAGCTGATCCCACTTCGGCTTCCCACCTTCTCCCATAGATCGCTTTTGGAGGGTTTTATAAGGAGTTGGGAGGTGTTTGTTTGGTCTTTAAGTTGTTGTTTTTTAAGGGTTAATTGGTGTTTTTGTGGGTTGGGGTGAAGTGCCTTTTGTCCACGTTTTATGCGGGTGAACGCGTCAAATACTTTTCTTGACGACGGATCTGCGCGTCCCTATAGTGCCCTCAGTGGGATGAATTCCCATCCGGTGGCACGAGGTGGTGGAGCACGGGTTAACCGGCAAGCGCCAGGGACGGCGCGGCCGGAGTTGAGATGGGTTCCATGGATGGAGTGTGGTTGGTGATATGAGCCGGGTGTCGCGATGTTTCGAGGTCAGTACGAACACACGATGGATGGGAAGGGGCGTATCAGCGTCCCGGCTCGCTATCGTGAGGTGCTGGCCGCGAATGATCCGACCGGCGACCATGCCGACCGCCTCATCTTGACGCGCACCTTCGAGCAATGCCTGGTGGTCTATCCCATGGACAAGTGGTTGGCCTTTGAGGAGAAGGTTCGCGCGCTCCCTCAGTTCAACCCCAGCGTCCAGCAACTCAAGCGGGTCTATATCGCCGGTGCGGTCGAGTGCTCGATTGATAGCCACGGTCGGCTGTTGGTGCCCCAGGCGATGCGAGATTTCGCGCAGCTCGACCGTGAGTGTGTCTGGGTGGGCCAACTCGACACCGTCGAGCTCTGGTCGCGGGCCAAGTGGGACGGCGCTGTTGAAGACGCGCTGGAAGACCCGCAGGCGCTCTCCGCGGCGATGTCGGAGCTCGGTCTTTAAGAACAGTCCTTCGTCTTAACGCTCAAGGATGAGCGGGCCGCGCATGGTAGCGATCGCGCGGTAAGACTCAGGGATGAGCAGGCCGGGAGCTTCACGGATTGAAGCATGGGTTGTGGCGCTCGTGAGAGCTCTGCAGCGCAGACGCCCAGGGAAGGGCGAGCCGTCCCGGCTTTGAGTTCAGCCGACGACGTGGCGGCGTTTGTAGGTGCAGTCAGAGAGGTCGCCAGTGTCATCGAATCTTTATGCCAGTGACTACCACGCTCCGATCATGGTCGAGGAGGTGCTGCACTGGCTCAACGTCAAGCCCGGGGGCTTTTACGTCGATGGGACCGCCGGTGGTGGTGGGCACAGCGCGGCCATCCTCGATCGCAGCGCTCCCGACGGGCGCCTGGTCGCCATCGATCGCGATCCGGAGGCGCTGAGCACCGTACGCGCACGCCTGGCCGAGCTGGCCGGTTCGCGTCTCACGCTTGTCAACGCCAACTATTCTCAGGCCGCCGAGATCCTCGCCGAACGCGGAGAACTCGCCGACGGCTGGCTGGTCGACGCCGGGGTGAGTTCCCATCAGCTCGATGAGCCCTCGCGAGGCTTCAGCTTTCAGCAGCCCGGCCCCCTGGACATGCGCATGGGCCCCGATGTGCCCACCCTTGCCGAATATCTGGAGTCGACCTCTCGAGAGGAGCTCGCCCGGGTGATCAAAGTCTACGGCGAAGTGCGTGGATCCTGGGGTGTGGCCGGCGCGATTCTGGGAGCCTTCTCCCGCGGAGAGCTTAAGTCCACCACCGATCTTGCCGATCTTGTGGCCTCAAAGCAGCGCGGAGGCTCGCGCAAGATTCACCCGGCCACGCTCGTCTTTCAGGCGCTTCGCATCGCGGTCAACCGCGAGCTGGAGCATCTGGAGGCGGCTGTCCGCCAGATTCCAAACGTCGTCAAGCCCGGCGGGCGTGCGGTCTTTATGAGCTTTCATTCCCTCGAAGATCGCATCGTCAAGCACACCTTCCGAGAGCTCGCCGACCCGTGTACCTGCCCCCGCGATTTTCCGCAGTGTGCCTGCGGTAAAGAGCCTCTGGTGGAGGTGCTCACCCGTCAGTCGGTGGTCGCCGGCGACGAGGAAGTTCAAACAAACCCCCGCGCCCGGAGCGCGCGTTTGCGCGCGCTGACGGTGTTGCCCCATACACGCAGCGATGTGTGATCAGGAGTTGTATGAAGTCCCCTATCATTGGCGCGCTTCGCGATCTGGTTGAAGTCTCCAAAGTGCTGGTGCTCGTCGGGGTGCCTGGCGCGCTCTTGCTTTTTCATGTCTGGCAGGAGTACCAGATCACGCAGACCGGCTATGCGATCGCTGAGGTTACTGAGGAGCACCGCGAGCTGCTCGAAGAGCATAAGCGGCTGACCGTCGAAGCCAGCATGCATGGTCGCGCCGACCTGGTTGCGCAGACCGCGCGCGAACAGTTTGGGCTGGAGCCGGCGCGCCCCGAACAGGTCATTGTCATTGACCTCGAAGCTGGAGATCGTCAGGAGCACGCCGCGCTCTTCGATGGGAGCACCGCGACCCGCTGACGCGCGCGATATCTGGCCGCCTGGAGCACGACAATGGAGCACATCAATGAGCCGCGAGAGCGCTTCTGGCTGAAGGCGCGCTTTTTGATGGTGGGGGTCTTCTTTACGCTGGGGTTTGTGGCGGTTGCCGGTCGAGTCTACTACCTGCAGACCGTCGAGTCGGAGGCCTTGCAGGAACGCGCGGCGATTGAATGGAACCGCGAGGTCGTCAAACAGGCGCGTCGCGGCGATATCGTCGATCGCAATGGTGCCGAGCTGGCCGTTTCCGTCGAAGTTCCCAGCATTCATGCCAATCCCCGACGCATCGACAACCCGGATCGGGTTGCTCGCCAGCTGCAACCTCACCTGAAGCTGAGTTATGACGAGCTGGTCGCGCGCTTGAGTCGAAACTCGAGCTTTGTGTGGCTGGAGCGCCAGTCGCGTCCGAGTGCTGCCGAGGCGATCCGCAGCCTGGACATCACCGGGGTTCACATCACCCGGGAGTACAAGCGCTACTACCCCTTGCGTGAGATCGCCGGGCAGCTGGTGGGCTTTGTCGGCATCGATGGCCAGGGGCTGGAGGGGCTGGAGCGGCAGCTCGACCGCACGCTTGCCGGCGGCACCTATGAGATGCGCGTGACGCGCGACGCCAGCGGGCGCGCGATGCTTTTGAGCGATGCGCCGCAGTTCGGAAAGTTTGAAGGTCACAGCGTTCGCCTGACCATCGATGAGAAGATCCAGCGCGTCGCCGAACAGGCGCTCGCCGACCAGGTTAGCGAGTTTGAGGCCAAAGGCGGCTGGGCGGTCGCCATGGATGTACACACGGGTGATATCCTGGCACTGGCCAACACCCCGGGCTTCGACCCCAACCGCTTTCGCGACCATACCAGCTCGGATTGGCGCCTGCGATCGGTGACCGATACCTTTGAGCCGGGCTCGGTCTTCAAGCCCTTCGTTCTGGCGGCCGCACTTCAGGAGCAGGCCACCTCCCTGGATAAGGTCTACGATATTGAGGACGGTCGCATGCAGATCGGCCGAAATGTCATCCGCGACACCAAGCGCCGCGATGAACTCACTCCCGCAGAGATTATGCAGGTCTCCAGTAACGTGGGCATCTACAAGGTCGCGCAGGAGATCGGTAAAGAGACGCTCTACGACTATATTCGCGCCTTTGGTTTTGGTCAGCGCACCGATGTGGGACTTCGCGGCGAACAGCCCGGGCTTGTGTGGCCGGCTGACCGCTGGCCGGAGATCACTTTTGCCAACGTCTCCTTCGGCCAGGGGTTGACCACCACTCCGATGCAACTCGCCGCGGGAACCGCCGCGCTGGCCAATGGCGGACTTCTGATGAAGCCCCGCATCATCGACGCGGTGCTCGACCGCGACGGCAGTATCGTCGAGCGCGAAGAGCCCACGCTTGTGCGCCGGGTCGTCTCCGAGCAGGTCGCCGAGCAGGTCTCCTGGGCGATGTCCCTTGTCACCATTAAGGGAGGTACCGGAACCAGGGGGGCGATTCCGCACGTGACCGTTGCTGCAAAGACGGGCACCGCGCAGAAGGTCAACCCGGAGACGCGCCGCTACGATCCGGATATGTGGATCGCAGGTTTCGTGGGTTACGCTCCGGCCGAGTCACCGGAGGTTGCCGTGGTGGTCTTTATCGATGAGCCGCAAAAGACCCACTACGGCGGCGTTGTGGCTGGACCGGCCTTTGCGCGCATTACGGCCGAGGCGCTGCGCGTGCGCGGGATCATGCCACTGCCGCCCGATGCGCGTTTCCAACTTCAAGAGGAGCCGCCCGAGGCGCTCGCCAGCCAGGCCGCAGCCCCGGCACCGCAGCATGTGGTGACCCTGCCAACGATGCGTGTCCTCGATCCGACCGTGGATGAGGTGGCCGAGGGGCAATTGCCCAACTTCACCGAGCTTACACTTCGTCAGGCGATCGATCGTGCCCGGGAGTTCGGGTTCGTGCCCCAGGTCACCGGTTGGGGGCGCGTGATCAATCAGGATCCACCACCGGGAACACCGCTGGAGGAGGTCGCGGCGCTCAACCTTGCGCTTGCGCCCGGAGGCAGGCATGGAATGCTGGCCGAGGAACCCTCGGCAGGTGGACGGGATCAGCAGTGAGGCCAGCGTCGATGAAGTTGAACGAAGTTGTACAAGCATTAAAAGAGCAGGGCGTGCGGCTGCGCAGTGGCGCGGCCGAAGTCGCTCTGAGCGCCCTGACGCAGGACTCGCGTCAGGTTTCAGCCGGTACGCTCTTTGTCGCGGTGCGCGGCGAGCATTTTGATGGTCATGCGTTTGTCGAAAAGGCCATCGCGCAAGGCGCCGCAGCGGTGCTTGTCGATGACGACTATGACACCTCGGCGCTCACCTGCCCGGTGCTAAGCGCGCCGGATACCCGCGCCATTCTTGGCCATCTGGGGGCGGCCTTCTACGCGCACCCCTCCCGCGCGTTGGACGTGGTCGGAGTAACCGGCACCAACGGCAAGACCACCGTTTCGTATCTGGTGGAAGCCATCGCGCGCGAGGCCGGCCGCGAGGTTGGTGTCATTGGCACCATCAATAACCGTTGGAAGGGCCGGGTGGAGCCCACCGTCAACACCACACCTGACGGGTTGGCGCTGCATCGACGACTCAGGGACATGGCCGATGACGGGGTCGATCTTGTGATCATGGAGATTTCCAGCCATGGCCTCGCGCTCGGACGCGTTGACGGGGTGGCCGTAGACGTGGCGATCTTTACCAACCTCACCCGCGATCATCTCGACTTTCATAAGACGATGGAGGCCTACCGCGACGCCAAGCGGCTGCTCTTTACGCGGGTGCTGCCCCAACGCATGGATGTTCAGGGTGTGCCGGGAGCGGCCATCATCAACATCGACGACGTCGAGGGAAAGACGCTCGCTGCACTTCTTTCCGATGACCCGCGTCTTGATGTGACCACCTACGGAGCGAGTAAGGGGGCAGTGATGGAACACAACGGGCGTGCCGCGACCTCCCAGCTCCGGGCAACCGACGTACAGATGCGCATCGACGGAACCTCGCTGACCCTCGCATCGCCAGACGCGGAGCTTCCCATTGAGACGTCACTTCATGGCGAGTTCAATGTCTCCAACATTCTGGCAGCCGCCGGTGCGGCGCACGCGCTGGGCATCGCCGATGAGGCGATCGCCGCAGGATTGCGCAACCTCTCCGGGGTGCGCGGGCGGCTGCAGCGCGTCGAAGGCCCCGAGGGCACCCCGGCAGTTTTTGTCGATTACGCCCACACTCCCGATGCGCTTGAGCGTGTGCTCACGACGCTTCGCCCGATGGTCGCGGGCAGGCTTCGGGTGGTTTTCGGCGCCGGTGGTGACCGCGACCGAGACAAGCGCGCCCCGATGGGGCGCATCGCCTCGGAGCTCGCGGACCACGTCATCATCACCTCCGACAATCCCCGCTCCGAAGAGCCCGGGGCGATCGTTGCGCACATTCTGCAAGGGGTGCTCTCACGGGCCGGCCTTGAGGTGGAGGCAGTGGTCGATCGCCAGGCGGCGATCGAAAACGCCGTCGGCAACGCCGCGCCTGACGACGTCGTCCTCATCGCTGGCAAGGGGCACGAAACCTATCAGGAGATCGCCGGGGTGCGCCGTCATTTCGATGACGCCGCGCTCGCTGCGGCCCTCCTGAAGGCCCGGGCGCCGGCGGCCAGGGGGAGGTCATGAGCACGCTTCGACTCGCAACCTGGCCCCTCGAGAAGATCGCAGAGAAAGCGGGGGCGCAGTTGCACGGCTGGCGCGATGGACGCGTGAGCGGCGTCAGTACGGACACCCGTTCCATCGCTCCCGGAGCGCTTTTTGTGGCGCTGCGCGGCG of the Lujinxingia sediminis genome contains:
- a CDS encoding penicillin-binding transpeptidase domain-containing protein translates to MEHINEPRERFWLKARFLMVGVFFTLGFVAVAGRVYYLQTVESEALQERAAIEWNREVVKQARRGDIVDRNGAELAVSVEVPSIHANPRRIDNPDRVARQLQPHLKLSYDELVARLSRNSSFVWLERQSRPSAAEAIRSLDITGVHITREYKRYYPLREIAGQLVGFVGIDGQGLEGLERQLDRTLAGGTYEMRVTRDASGRAMLLSDAPQFGKFEGHSVRLTIDEKIQRVAEQALADQVSEFEAKGGWAVAMDVHTGDILALANTPGFDPNRFRDHTSSDWRLRSVTDTFEPGSVFKPFVLAAALQEQATSLDKVYDIEDGRMQIGRNVIRDTKRRDELTPAEIMQVSSNVGIYKVAQEIGKETLYDYIRAFGFGQRTDVGLRGEQPGLVWPADRWPEITFANVSFGQGLTTTPMQLAAGTAALANGGLLMKPRIIDAVLDRDGSIVEREEPTLVRRVVSEQVAEQVSWAMSLVTIKGGTGTRGAIPHVTVAAKTGTAQKVNPETRRYDPDMWIAGFVGYAPAESPEVAVVVFIDEPQKTHYGGVVAGPAFARITAEALRVRGIMPLPPDARFQLQEEPPEALASQAAAPAPQHVVTLPTMRVLDPTVDEVAEGQLPNFTELTLRQAIDRAREFGFVPQVTGWGRVINQDPPPGTPLEEVAALNLALAPGGRHGMLAEEPSAGGRDQQ
- the rsmH gene encoding 16S rRNA (cytosine(1402)-N(4))-methyltransferase RsmH — encoded protein: MSSNLYASDYHAPIMVEEVLHWLNVKPGGFYVDGTAGGGGHSAAILDRSAPDGRLVAIDRDPEALSTVRARLAELAGSRLTLVNANYSQAAEILAERGELADGWLVDAGVSSHQLDEPSRGFSFQQPGPLDMRMGPDVPTLAEYLESTSREELARVIKVYGEVRGSWGVAGAILGAFSRGELKSTTDLADLVASKQRGGSRKIHPATLVFQALRIAVNRELEHLEAAVRQIPNVVKPGGRAVFMSFHSLEDRIVKHTFRELADPCTCPRDFPQCACGKEPLVEVLTRQSVVAGDEEVQTNPRARSARLRALTVLPHTRSDV
- the mraZ gene encoding division/cell wall cluster transcriptional repressor MraZ; its protein translation is MFRGQYEHTMDGKGRISVPARYREVLAANDPTGDHADRLILTRTFEQCLVVYPMDKWLAFEEKVRALPQFNPSVQQLKRVYIAGAVECSIDSHGRLLVPQAMRDFAQLDRECVWVGQLDTVELWSRAKWDGAVEDALEDPQALSAAMSELGL
- a CDS encoding cell division protein FtsL, which produces MKSPIIGALRDLVEVSKVLVLVGVPGALLLFHVWQEYQITQTGYAIAEVTEEHRELLEEHKRLTVEASMHGRADLVAQTAREQFGLEPARPEQVIVIDLEAGDRQEHAALFDGSTATR
- a CDS encoding UDP-N-acetylmuramoyl-L-alanyl-D-glutamate--2,6-diaminopimelate ligase, translating into MKLNEVVQALKEQGVRLRSGAAEVALSALTQDSRQVSAGTLFVAVRGEHFDGHAFVEKAIAQGAAAVLVDDDYDTSALTCPVLSAPDTRAILGHLGAAFYAHPSRALDVVGVTGTNGKTTVSYLVEAIAREAGREVGVIGTINNRWKGRVEPTVNTTPDGLALHRRLRDMADDGVDLVIMEISSHGLALGRVDGVAVDVAIFTNLTRDHLDFHKTMEAYRDAKRLLFTRVLPQRMDVQGVPGAAIINIDDVEGKTLAALLSDDPRLDVTTYGASKGAVMEHNGRAATSQLRATDVQMRIDGTSLTLASPDAELPIETSLHGEFNVSNILAAAGAAHALGIADEAIAAGLRNLSGVRGRLQRVEGPEGTPAVFVDYAHTPDALERVLTTLRPMVAGRLRVVFGAGGDRDRDKRAPMGRIASELADHVIITSDNPRSEEPGAIVAHILQGVLSRAGLEVEAVVDRQAAIENAVGNAAPDDVVLIAGKGHETYQEIAGVRRHFDDAALAAALLKARAPAARGRS